Part of the Dehalococcoidia bacterium genome, GCCGTGCCCAGCAGGTCGAGCGTGTCGGCTCCACGCAGCACAGGTACGACCAAGCCGTCAGGAACTGCGATCGCAACGCCGATGTTCACGTCCCTGAGCAGCAGCACCTCTCCGTCCACCAGGTGGGAGTTGAGCCTTGGATGCTCCTTCAGGGCCGCAGCTACTGCGACAATGATGATGTCCAGGTCGAGGGGCCGCAGCCGGTGTGGCCGCCACTCGGAGACTAGCGACTCCCGGAGCTTCAGCAGCTCGGTGACGTCGGCCTCGGTCGTCAGAGTAACCTGGGCCATCGTGCTGACGCTCATGCTCATGCGGTCGGCGATGGTCTTGCGCAGGCCGGTTAGCGGGATCGTCTCTGCAATGGCGTCTGCTTGGGCTGCTCCGGCGTCTCGCTCTGCTATGGCGCGCTCGACGTCGGCCACGACGATGCGGCCGTTCGGACCCGAGCCAGCGACGTCTGCGAGGTCGATGCCCTCCTGGCGGGCAAGCAGCCTTGCTCGTGGAACGACCTGGGCTCGCGACCGCTGAGGCCGCTGACGCGCCTCGATGGCGTCTCGGACGTCCTGCTCGGTGATGCGGCCTCGTGGGCCGGTGCCGTTGACCTCTTCGAGGTCGATGTTGTTATCACGTGCGAGCCGCCTGGCGACTGGGGTAACCTGACGGGCTCCGCCGCCTCTTGCGGGGCGCTCACGGCCTGGTCGCTGGCGTCTTCGTGCTGCGGCAGGGGAGGTAGGAGCGCCGGGCTCTGGCCTGGGCGGGCTCTCGCCGGGTTCGGCGATGACCGCCACCAGCTCGCCGACCTTCACCAGGGAGCCCTCCGAGGCCATGATGTGGGCCACGACGCCTGTGGCCGGGGACTCAAGCTCGGAGTTGATCTTGGCCGTCTCGACCTCGACCAGCGGCTGTCCCTCGGCGATCTCGTCGCCCTCGTTGACGAGCCACTTGGTGAGGGTCCCGTCCTCCATGTTCATGCCCCACTGGGGGAGCAGCACGTTTGTGGCCATTTCTTCTTCCTTGGTTATGGAGGGTGTGTGCTGGTGTCCTTTTGCTCTCTGGGGCTGCGATGGGTGGGATTTCAGGCTGTTCACCCTCACCCCACCCAACCCTCTCCCTCGGGAGAGGGGGCCTATTGAGTATTGAGCGTCTTTGCAGTCCTATTCTGTGAGGGAGAAGGGAATATCTGCTGCCTCTACTCTTCGAGGGTGGCGTAAATGGCGTCGGTTATCTTGTCTTCGTTGGGGAATACTTCGGATTCGAGCGCGGGGCTGAAGGGGAAGTGGCAGTCGAGGCTGGTGACTCGCTGGATCGGGCTCTGGAGGCTCCAGAATCCTTCCTGGGCGACCATCGCCGAGATCTCGGACGCAACGCTGCAGCTCTTGTGCGCAGGGTCGACGATCACTAGTCTGCCGGTCTTCTCTACCGAGTCGAGAATCGTTCTGGTGTCGAGCGGGACAATCGTGCGTGGGTCTATGACCTCGACCGAGATGTCCTCGTCCTCGAGTGCCTCGGCAACGGCCACTGCGCGGCGCAGCATTCCCGCGAGCGCGACTACCGTGACGTCGGAGCCTTCGTGCTTGATGTCGGCCACTCCGAACGGGATGGTGAGGTCCTCGTCCTCGTCGACCTCGCCGCGCGTTCCGGTGAGGTTGTTGTCCTCGAAGAACATGACGGGGTCGTTGTCTCTCACGGCGGTCTTGAGCAGGCCCTTGGCGTCAGCCGGGGTCGTCGGAATGGCGATCTTCAGGCCGGGCATGTTCATGAGCATCGGGTATGGCCTGTCGGTGTGGTGCGCCGCGCTGTTCGCGCCGTAGATCATGCCGCACCTGTAGACGACGGGCAGGTTGACCTGGCCGCCGAACATGAAACGCATCTTCGCGGCCTGGCTGATGAGCTGGTCCATCGCGACCCACAGGAAGCTGGATAGCGACTGGACGATGGGCCTCATGCCGACCGCGGCTGCACCGACTGCGGCGCCCATGAATCCGTTCTCGGACAGCGGGGTGTCGATGACGCGGTCGCCGAACTCCTGGGAGAGGCCGCCGGTGACGCCATAGATGCCGCCCCGGATGCTCTCGCCCATGATGAAGACGCTCCCGTCGCGGCGCATCTCCTCCTTGATTGCGGCGTTCAATGCATCTGCGTAGGTGATCTCAGGCATGGGTGGTGCCTCCTTAGTTCTTTTGCCCAATGGGTAAAAGGCGGCGGTTGGTTTGCTAGGTTTTCACCCTCACCCCAGCCCTCTCCCTCAGGGAGAGGGGGTTTGTTGGCAGGGGGCCAGAGTGGTGTCACTGTTCATTCGCTTGTTTTGGCGTAGGGGCAGGTTTCAAACCTGCCCCTACAGGTTGGTGCAAGTTCAGAGCCACATGTTGGCGTGTTGTCAGTTGTACGTGGGTAGTGGGTCGGCGTACATGTCGGTGAGGAGGTCGTCGAGCTCGGGGTAGGGGCTCTCTCTTGCGAACTGGAGGGCCTCGGCGATGGTCTCGGCGACGTACGTGCGGACGGCTTCGATCTCTTCCTCGGAGGCTATCTCCTGCTCGACAAGCCATTCTGAGTGGACCTTGATGGGGTCTCGCTCACGCCAAACCTCGACCTCTTCGTCCGTGCGATATGACTCGCGCAGGATGCGGACGAGTCCCTCTGAGTGGTCCTCGTAGCGATAGGTGCGCGCCTCGAGGAGCGTCGGACCCTCACCCGCACGGGCACGCCTGACAGCCTCGGTTGTGGCTTCGAACATGGCCATCGCGTCCTGTCCGTCCACGAGCACGCCTGGCATGTCGTACGCCGAAGCGCGGTCGGAGATGTTCTCGACGGCCACGGCTTCTTTGAAGCTGGTGGTGACCGCGTACTGGTTGTTCTCGCACAGGAAGATGACTGGCAGCTTCCAGATGGATGCGAGGTTCATCGCCTCGTGGCACGCGCCCTGGTTACTGGCGCCGTCACCGAAGAAGGCGACCACGACGCGGTCGTTGCCCTGCATCTTGCTGCCCATGGCCGCGCCAACGGCGACCGGCAGGGCCGAAGCCACGATGCCGGACTCACCGAGAATGCCGATGTCGAAGTCGGCAAGGTGCATGGAGCCGCCCTTGCCCTTGCAGTAGCCCGTTGCCTTGCCTAGCAGCTCGGCCATGGCTCGTCGGACGTCGCCGCCCTTTGAGATCGGGTGTCCGTGCGAGCGGTGGTTGCCGGTGATGTAGTCGTCGTCGCGTAGGGCTGCGCAGGCGCCGACCGCCACGGCCTCTTCGCCGATGTAACAGTGGGCCATGCCCACGAGCTCGCCGCGCTGGACGAGCTGCTTGACGTTCTCCTCGAACTCGCGGATGAGCATCATCCGTCGGAGCATCATCATGTAAAGGTCTCGATCCTCGTCCACTTTAGCCTCCACTTATATGGCGGACTTCGGTAGAAGCCGCGGGTCCATACATCCGGTGATCGAACGGCAGGTGGGTGATACGGGGGTCGTATCCAGCTGCCTTTGGCGCATCTTATTACGAAGGGCTGTGTGGGGACAAGAATGAGCGTTCTTCGACGCCCTCACAAATGTGTCAAATGAGGTCGTCGATGGACGTACCTGGTAGAGGCAGGTTCGCTTCGCCAGCCGCTTTGCGGGTGCGGAACCTGCCCCTACGGGGGATGAATGTGGCGGGTATTTCATCCTCACCCTAGCCCTCTCCCGTCAGGGGAGAGGGGATTTTCCCTTGGTTGCAATATGTGGGTGGATGTTGCATCATGAACTAGAACGGCTGTGCGAATAGGGGCATGGCCGGACATCTGAATACCTGACGGCTGGACCGTCCCCGATAGGTCTGTAAATGGCCCTCCCGAGTTTGCTTTGGTGGACTCGGTGAGGGCCTTTTGTATTTTATAGGCCGGAAAGGAATCTCTCATGACGGAGAGTGAAGACAAGAACGGCGAGTACAAGCGAACAGTCACGTGCGAGTGCGGGGTGGAGCTGGACCTGCGGACGCAGGGGCTGCTGTGCGTGGGATGCCGCTCGAAGTTCAAGATGCAACGCAGGAGCAACATGGCGGCAGCGTGGGAGCGGTTCCACCGGCGGCACAGGCCCTATCACTCGGATGGCCCGAGCGCGGACGTCGGGGCGCTGGTAGACGCGATCGACAGCCTCGTCGATGCGCTCGAGTGGGACCGCAAGGGCAGGGGACGGCAGAGCTGGCCATCGACCTCGCTGGTGCTGCCCACGCTTCGCGCGGGTGAGCCTTGGCGTGAATCTGGACCGGTGCGCCACGTGGGAGGCATCCCTGTGGACAGACTGGAGTTGGAGTGAGATGGTTTTATCGGCTCCAAGAATAGACCAACGGGGCCCTGTCTTCAGGCTGCACTGGGCCGAGGATGGCGTGCAGATCAAGATTTCGCGCATCTACAAGGCGCACCGCGGCGAGGTGTACGGCGAGATCGCTGTCCAGTACCGATCAGACATGCCCTGGGACGGCCGACACGTCTGGCGACACATCGTGGGATCTCGGTACCAGCTCACGTCGGTCCGCAGCAGGGTCGACATCGCCAAACAGTGCGAGAGAGAGGTGCCCGACGTTCCGTGGCGTCAGCTCATCGAGGAGGCTCGATCAACGTCCTGGCCCGCTACAGGCGCGGCGCCGACGTGCTGGACCTCTCTGAGTGGGCTCCTCCGAAGAACACGCCGTCAGGCTTCAGGCTGACTCCGCTGCTGGCGGAGGGACTTCCGAACATGATCTTCGGAGACGGCGGCGTGGGCAAGAGCATG contains:
- a CDS encoding 2-oxo acid dehydrogenase subunit E2; this translates as MATNVLLPQWGMNMEDGTLTKWLVNEGDEIAEGQPLVEVETAKINSELESPATGVVAHIMASEGSLVKVGELVAVIAEPGESPPRPEPGAPTSPAAARRRQRPGRERPARGGGARQVTPVARRLARDNNIDLEEVNGTGPRGRITEQDVRDAIEARQRPQRSRAQVVPRARLLARQEGIDLADVAGSGPNGRIVVADVERAIAERDAGAAQADAIAETIPLTGLRKTIADRMSMSVSTMAQVTLTTEADVTELLKLRESLVSEWRPHRLRPLDLDIIIVAVAAALKEHPRLNSHLVDGEVLLLRDVNIGVAIAVPDGLVVPVLRGADTLDLLGTAQAMRELADKTRKGNLGIDDVTGGGFTITALSNYDIDVFTPIIDPPQVAILGLGRA
- a CDS encoding alpha-ketoacid dehydrogenase subunit beta, with translation MPEITYADALNAAIKEEMRRDGSVFIMGESIRGGIYGVTGGLSQEFGDRVIDTPLSENGFMGAAVGAAAVGMRPIVQSLSSFLWVAMDQLISQAAKMRFMFGGQVNLPVVYRCGMIYGANSAAHHTDRPYPMLMNMPGLKIAIPTTPADAKGLLKTAVRDNDPVMFFEDNNLTGTRGEVDEDEDLTIPFGVADIKHEGSDVTVVALAGMLRRAVAVAEALEDEDISVEVIDPRTIVPLDTRTILDSVEKTGRLVIVDPAHKSCSVASEISAMVAQEGFWSLQSPIQRVTSLDCHFPFSPALESEVFPNEDKITDAIYATLEE
- a CDS encoding thiamine pyrophosphate-dependent dehydrogenase E1 component subunit alpha, producing the protein MDEDRDLYMMMLRRMMLIREFEENVKQLVQRGELVGMAHCYIGEEAVAVGACAALRDDDYITGNHRSHGHPISKGGDVRRAMAELLGKATGYCKGKGGSMHLADFDIGILGESGIVASALPVAVGAAMGSKMQGNDRVVVAFFGDGASNQGACHEAMNLASIWKLPVIFLCENNQYAVTTSFKEAVAVENISDRASAYDMPGVLVDGQDAMAMFEATTEAVRRARAGEGPTLLEARTYRYEDHSEGLVRILRESYRTDEEVEVWRERDPIKVHSEWLVEQEIASEEEIEAVRTYVAETIAEALQFARESPYPELDDLLTDMYADPLPTYN